From one Cyprinus carpio isolate SPL01 chromosome B3, ASM1834038v1, whole genome shotgun sequence genomic stretch:
- the LOC109094105 gene encoding neurexophilin-1-like, giving the protein MRSDHGFILLLLNGTACLLALGQEDTHSSSSIPSSTSKSSSSADSSKTLGVLGSQGSISPLSRWVMHSRGRAANTSTMELPYRSPVPFSKQEFWEMLGSDLFKSDTDASGNSRVKRRPPIVKTGKFKKMFGWGDFYSNIKTVRLNLLITGKIVDHGNGTFSVYFRHNSTGQGNISVSLVPPVKAVEFDLERQSVVYPKDSKIFNCRVDYEKVDRSKRTSLCNYDPSKTCFQEQTQSHVSWICSKPFKVICIYISFYSTDYRLVQKVCPDYNYHNEMPYLPSG; this is encoded by the coding sequence CTGGCTCTAGGACAGGAAGATACCCACTCGTCATCTTCCATCCCCTCATCTACGTCTAAGTCCTCCTCCTCAGCAGACTCTTCCAAAACTCTGGGGGTTCTGGGATCTCAGGGTTCGATTTCACCCCTGAGTCGCTGGGTGATGCACAGCCGCGGCCGTGCCGCCAACACTTCCACAATGGAGCTGCCCTATCGTTCGCCGGTGCCCTTTTCCAAACAGGAATTTTGGGAGATGCTGGGCAGCGATCTTTTCAAATCAGACACGGACGCATCTGGGAACTCGCGTGTCAAGCGCCGCCCACCAATCGTCAAAACTGGCAAATTTAAGAAGATGTTCGGCTGGGGCGACTTCTACTCCAACATCAAGACGGTGCGCCTCAACCTGCTCATCACGGGTAAGATCGTGGACCACGGGAATGGCACTTTCAGCGTCTACTTCCGTCACAATTCCACCGGCCAGGGGAACATCTCAGTGAGCCTGGTACCTCCAGTGAAGGCAGTGGAGTTTGACTTGGAGCGCCAGAGCGTCGTATACCCTAAAGACTCGAAGATCTTCAACTGTCGTGTAGACTACGAGAAGGTGGACCGCAGCAAACGCACCTCGCTCTGCAACTATGACCCCTCCAAGACCTGCTTCCAGGAGCAGACACAAAGCCACGTGTCCTGGATCTGCTCCAAACCCTTTAAGGTCATTTGTATCTACATTTCCTTCTACAGCACAGACTACCGACTGGTTCAGAAGGTCTGCCCAGACTATAACTACCACAATGAGATGCCCTACCTACCCTCAGGCTAG